A region of the Sinorhizobium arboris LMG 14919 genome:
CGTCTCGATCGCGACCCCTTCGGCAATGGCTATCTCCGCCTCCCCGATCGCTTCTGCGAGCGCCGGGACGCTTTCCGGCGTCAGGCCGCGGATCTGCAGGTTGCCGCGTGCCGTGACCTCGATGACCCCGCTTCCGCATGTGGCAGCCGCACCGGCAAGCGCCCTCATCTCCGCCGGCGTGAGACCGTCTGCCGCCGGCCGGAGCCGCACGAGCAGGCCATCCCCGGTCTGCATCGGTGCAGCCAGCGAAGGACAGGCTCCGCGGCGCATCGATGTGCCGGTCGCAGATCGTTCGGCTCGTGGGGCGGCGCAGCTCGTCATTGGTCTTCGGTGATCCTTCGGGGTATCTCGCTGCCATCCCGGCGAGCCTGATCGATCAAGCCTATATCACGGAGAGGCGCGTTGAGAGAGATCAAAGATCGGCGGCAATGCCCGCGATCACTCTTCGAAATCGGCACCCTTACGCAGCAGATAGATATCCATGATCCAGCCCACCCGCTCGCGCGCCGCGGCCCGTGCTTCGATAATCTGCTCTTTCACCTCGGCGAGGCGCCCTGAAATGACGATCTCGTCAGGCGTGCCTAGATAGGCGCCCCAATAGATCTCGGCATCCGGATCCTCGATCTTCTGGAACGCCTGCTCCCCGTCGAGCATGACGACGGCCGTTTCGTTTTTGTGCGGGAAGGTTTCGGCGAGTCGCCGGCCGGTGGTGATCTCCACCGGCTTGCCGACGAGGTTCAACGGTATGCGATGGCTGGCACAGAGCGCCTGCAGGCTGGTGATGCCCGGGATCACGCCGAAATCGAAGGCGACCCGCCCGCGCGCCTTCACCCTCTCGACAATGCGGATCGTGCTGTCATAGAGCATCGGATCGCCCCAGACGAGGAAGGCGCCGGTCTGCCCTTCGGCAAGCTCGCTCGTCAGCAGCGACTCGTAGGTGGCGGCGATGCTCGCATGCCAATCGTCCACGCTCTTCGTGTAGCTGCGGCCTTCGCTGCGGCGGACCGGCACGGCGAATTCCACGGTACGGCTGTCGCTCCGCGTCACGTATCGGGCGCATATCTCGCGGCGCACCTCGGCGAGTTCCGTCTTGCTCGCCCCTTTTGTCGGAATGAAGAGCACATCGGCTCCGTTCAGCGCATTGATCGCCTGAACGGTCATATGCTCGGGGTTACCCGCGCCGATACCGATGATCAGGATGTGCCGCATGCCGTCTCCCATAGCGTCGCCCGCCTTCCGGCCAGTCTTTGACGGATCGGGGCCGGGGGCGCAAGGTCCATTCGCGACGGGTGCCGGAACGACTGCGTCAGCAGTTCGGCACCATCGGCCGTTCGACGGCCAAGGGAGGATCTTCCGGCAACCGCCAGTCGATCGGCGCGAGCCCCTTGGACGTCAGAAACGCATTCGCCTTGGAGAAATGCCGGCAGCCGAAGAAGCCGGAATGGGCCGAAAGCGGTGACGGGTGCGGCGCAGTGAGCACGAGATGACGCGAACGATCGACAAACGCGGCCTTGCGTTGTGCGTAGGAACCCCAGAGCATGAAAACGACCGGCTGCGCCTGCTCGTTGACCGCACGGATAACCGCGTCGGTAAAGCGTTCCCAGCCCCTGCCCTGGTGCGAGGCCGCCCGGCCGCGCTCCACCGTCAGCACGCTGTTCAGCAGGAGCACGCCCTGGCGCGCCCAACTTTCCAGGAAGCCGTGGCGCGCAGGGGCTATTCCGAGGTCTTCCCGCAGCTCCTTGTAGATGTTGACGAGCGAAGGCGGCGTGCGTACGCC
Encoded here:
- the cobF gene encoding precorrin-6A synthase (deacetylating), yielding MRHILIIGIGAGNPEHMTVQAINALNGADVLFIPTKGASKTELAEVRREICARYVTRSDSRTVEFAVPVRRSEGRSYTKSVDDWHASIAATYESLLTSELAEGQTGAFLVWGDPMLYDSTIRIVERVKARGRVAFDFGVIPGITSLQALCASHRIPLNLVGKPVEITTGRRLAETFPHKNETAVVMLDGEQAFQKIEDPDAEIYWGAYLGTPDEIVISGRLAEVKEQIIEARAAARERVGWIMDIYLLRKGADFEE
- the ung gene encoding uracil-DNA glycosylase — protein: MDATIKLEESWRAVLGPEFRHGYMAELKRFLLEEKQQGRQIFPRGGEYFRALDLTPLDKVRIVILGQDPYHGDGQAHGLCFSVRPGVRTPPSLVNIYKELREDLGIAPARHGFLESWARQGVLLLNSVLTVERGRAASHQGRGWERFTDAVIRAVNEQAQPVVFMLWGSYAQRKAAFVDRSRHLVLTAPHPSPLSAHSGFFGCRHFSKANAFLTSKGLAPIDWRLPEDPPLAVERPMVPNC